A single region of the Sorghum bicolor cultivar BTx623 chromosome 7, Sorghum_bicolor_NCBIv3, whole genome shotgun sequence genome encodes:
- the LOC8071121 gene encoding germin-like protein 12-2, which yields MASSTTFLVLTTLLALLTCQVIASDPSPLQDFCVADMDSHVRVNGFVCKDTKDVKADDFFLAANLDKPRDTTVSKVGSNVTLINVMRIPGLNTLGISLARIDYAPQGENPPHTHPHATEILTVLEGTLYVGFVTSNQNNVNKLFTKTLNKGDVFVFPEGLIHFQFNPHPDKPAVALAALSSQNPGAITIANAVFGSKPPISDDVLAKAFQVEKKTVDWLQAQFWGDN from the exons ATGGCCTCTTCCACGACCTTCCTTGTTCTCACCACTCTTCTTGCACTGCTCACATGCCAAGTCATTGCTTCTGATCCAAGCCCTCTGCAggatttctgtgtagctgacaTGGATTCTCATG TGCGTGTCAATGGCTTTGTTTGCAAAGacacaaaggatgtcaaggcaGACGACTTCTTCCTAGCAGCAAACCTCGACAAGCCAAGGGACACGACAGTTAGCAAAGTTGGGTCTAATGTCACATTGATCAATGTCATGCGGATTCCTGGCCTCAACACCCTTGGGATCTCCTTGGCAAGGATTGACTATGCTCCACAAGGAGAGAACCCTCCTCACACGCATCCCCATGCTACTGAGATCCTAACTGTGTTGGAGGGCACACTGTATGTCGGATTCGTGACATCGAACCAAAACAACGTTAACAAGTTATTCACCAAGACTCTCAATAAGGGCGATGTGTTCGTATTCCCAGAGGGACTCATCCACTTCCAGTTCAACCCTCACCCTGACAAGCCTGCAGTTGCACTTGCTGCACTTAGCAGCCAGAACCCAGGTGCTATTACCATTGCCAATGCTGTTTTCGGATCGAAGCCACCGATATCTGATGATGTCCTAGCCAAGGCATTTCAAGTGGAGAAGAAGACTGTGGACTGGCTCCAGGCTCAGTTCTGGGGTGACAACTGA
- the LOC8085010 gene encoding putative germin-like protein 12-4: MASSNFYLLSVLLIMIASGARAMDPSPLQDFCVADKDSPVRVNGLPCKDVKDVKVDDFFLAANLDKPRDTTMSKVKSNVTLINVMKLAGLNTLGISMARIDYAPQGQNPPHTHPRATEILTVLEGSLYVGFVTSNPDNKFFSKLLNKGDVFVFPQGLIHFQFNPSHDKPAVAIAALSSQNPGAITISNAVFGSKPSIADDVLAKAFQVDKKVVDWLQAQFWEDNHN; encoded by the exons ATGGCGTCGTCCAACTTCTATCTTCTCAGTGTTCTTCTCATTATGATCGCTTCCGGCGCTCGAGCTATGGATCCGAGTCCCCTACAGGACTTCTGCGTTGCAGACAAAGACTCGCCTG TACGTGTGAATGGGTTGCCCTGCAAGGATGTTAAGGATGTGAAGGTTGACGACTTCTTCCTGGCAGCCAACCTTGACAAGCCAAGGGATACGACGATGAGCAAGGTCAAGTCAAATGTCACGTTGATCAATGTGATGAAGCTGGCCGGTCTAAACACCTTGGGCATCTCCATGGCTAGGATTGACTATGCTCCTCAAGGACAGAACCCACCACATACTCATCCCCGTGCCACTGAGATCTTAACAGTTCTTGAAGGTTCACTCTATGTTGGTTTTGTCACATCTAACCCGGACAACAAATTTTTTAGCAAGCTGCTCAACAAGGGTGACGTTTTTGTGTTCCCACAAGGCCTAATCCACTTTCAGTTCAATCCAAGTCATGACAAGCCAGCGGTTGCCATCGCCGCTCTCAGCAGCCAGAACCCTGGTGCCATTACCATTTCTAATGCAGTATTTGGATCAAAACCATCGATCGCGGATGACGTTCTTGCCAAGGCGTTTCAGGTGGACAAGAAGGTTGTGGATTGGCTACAAGCTCAGTTTTGGGAGGACAACCACAACTAA